A region of the Acidimicrobiales bacterium genome:
TGGTCCTTCTCCCGGATAATGACCTGTCCCGTTCGGTCTACGCAGAGAGGGCTCGCATGGCCACCCTCGCCGACAGACCAAAGATCTACTCCTTGGGCCTCGAGCTGTACGAGCGCTCTCCGCACCTGACTCATCGGACTCGCCGGCACACGGTCGGCATGCTTCGGATGGCGAAGCCAGTAGACGATCCGAAGGGACATCAGGTCGCCGTACGACCAGAGCTTTGGGCGCTCCTTGGACACCGATGGGGAAACAATTCCCTTACGAGCCCAGTCGTAGACGGTCGAGATGGGAACGCCGGCTAGCGAAGCAGCCCGGTTCGCCTCGTAACAGCCCTCGAAGATGCTGCTGACCCTGTCCACGGGCTGGACGGTAGCCGTCTGGCCCAGCCGGTTCCGAGCTTTCCGGTCGGATGTCCCGTGCCAGCCCGAGAGGTCGCCAGACGATGTGTCCCATCAGAGTGTCCCACTAGTGGGACGCCAACGGCCCGAGATCGGCTAACACCGCCCGACACTAGGTGGACGCACGCAAGGCTCTGAGCAGGGTAAACAGCCCATACGACGACACCGGGCAGCACCAGCCGAACGGACGAGGTCGCATTCCTAAACCGTGTGCCCAGGTTCGAATCCTGGCGGGGGCGCTGCGGATGCGGCTGGTCAGCCGACCGACGAGTCGGCCCAGTCGAGCAGCTGAGGGGCCAGCTCGGGCCAGCGGGCGAAGAGGCCGGCCTCCGGGTCCGCCTCGCGTGCCACCTGGCGGTCGATCCACGCCGTGTCCGGCCAGGGCGGCTCGACCAGGGTGGCGTTCGGCAACAACGCGGCGAGGGACTCACTCGTGGCGCGGGTGTGGTGCATGTCGCTCTCACCGCTGCGGAACACCAGGGTCGGGAGCGTGAAGGCCCGAGCCTCCTCGTCGGGCAGGCCGGGGATCAGGGCGTCGCCGCACGGGCAGTACGCCAGCATCCACCGGTCCATGGTGACGAGGAAGTCGGCCGGGTCGAGGTCGAGGAACCGCCGGCGGTTCCCCGGGTTGCGCTCGAGCACCTCCTGCCATTCGGGGAGCTCGACGACCGCCTCCATCCCTCCGTTCCAGGCCGCCCGGATCGACTCGCCGCAGTAGTGGACACCGAGGGACATGAGCCCGTAGGTGCCCCCGGAGACCCAGAGCATGGCGAGGCCCTTGGCGACGTCGGGGTTGCGCACCGCCGTGAGGAGCGAGACGCGGGCGCCCCCCGAGCCGCCCATGATGACGGCCGGACCGAGTTCGAGCTGGCGCAGCAGCTGGGCGAGCGTGTCGCCCTGCATGCTCGACTCGGTGTCACCCTCGAAGCAGACGCTCGACTCGCCGCAGTTCGGGCGGTCCCAGATCAGCGCCCGCTTCCCGGCCGCGGCCAGGGCCTCGGCCAGCTCGCGCACCCCCGGCGACTCCTTGGTGAAGCGGCCCCCCGGGGTGATGGTCCAGGTCTCCTCCCCGTCCCCGATGAGCTCGTACGCCACGTCCAACCCGTTGACCTCAGCGACTGTCATGTGACCGATGCTACAGTTGACGTCCATGTTAGAAAACCTCTTCGTCGTGGATGCCGACAGCCACTGGTCCGAGACCGCCGATCTGTTCACCAGCCGTGCGCCCGCCTCGGTGAAGGACCGGGTCCCCCACGTCGAGGTCATCGACGGTCAGCCGTCGTGGGTGTTCGACGGCCACCCCCTCGGCATCTACGCCGCCGGCGCGGTGATCGGCCGCGACGGCCACAAGCACAAGGCCATCGAGTCGCTGATGACCTGGGCCCCCGAGGACGCCCACGCCGGCGCCTCCGACCCCGCGGAGCGGATCAAGGTCCTCGACGAGTTCGGCATCGACGCCCAGGTCATCTTCCCGAGCACCATCGGCCTCGGCGGCCAGGACCTCGGCATGATCGAGGACGAGGCCCTGAAGCGGCTCACCATCGAGATCTACAACGACCGCATGGCCGAGATCCAGGCCGAGTCGGACAACCGCCTCCTCCCCATGCCGCTCATGCCCGCCTGGAACGTCGAAGCCTGCGCCTACGAGGCGGCCCGGGTCGCCGGCCTCGGCGCCCGCGGCGTGAACATGACCTCGGACCCCCACGACCTCGGCGCCCCCGACCTCGCCAACCCGGCCTGGGACCCGTTCTGGGAGGTGTGCGCCGACCTGCAGCTCCCGGTGCACTTCCACATCGGGGCCAGCGTGACCGGCATGACCT
Encoded here:
- a CDS encoding amidohydrolase, with the protein product MLENLFVVDADSHWSETADLFTSRAPASVKDRVPHVEVIDGQPSWVFDGHPLGIYAAGAVIGRDGHKHKAIESLMTWAPEDAHAGASDPAERIKVLDEFGIDAQVIFPSTIGLGGQDLGMIEDEALKRLTIEIYNDRMAEIQAESDNRLLPMPLMPAWNVEACAYEAARVAGLGARGVNMTSDPHDLGAPDLANPAWDPFWEVCADLQLPVHFHIGASVTGMTFYGHYPWPSQADGTKLAIGGTLLFIGNARVVTNLILSRVFDRFPKLQAVSVESGVGWIPFILETLDYEMGENAPDELEKFEKPPSEYFRTNMYATFWFENNRNKLPDLIDAVGEDRILFETDFPHPTCLYPDPLQSVEAKMGTLEPSVQAKIMGENSRRLYRL
- a CDS encoding DUF433 domain-containing protein → MDRVSSIFEGCYEANRAASLAGVPISTVYDWARKGIVSPSVSKERPKLWSYGDLMSLRIVYWLRHPKHADRVPASPMSQVRRALVQLEAQGVDLWSVGEGGHASPLCVDRTGQVIIREKDQVRDLAGQGPLASDLLDVLGPFDVSADEWGPDLRRPMPHLRIVPGKVSGEPHLEHSRLTTSSVVALADRGFTLEDIRRLYPDESPEALREAIELEHRLAA